Proteins co-encoded in one Yamadazyma tenuis chromosome 1, complete sequence genomic window:
- a CDS encoding carboxypeptidase C (COG:O; MEROPS:MER0001524; EggNog:ENOG503NWF4): MKFSALLSLAMATSAVNAGFLSGLNQHIFSNNHKVIDTEADHKSTNSLLQKLTVELTNPEYAKVPELAEAWAFISETLSPKQIQRKVDQYTKPVSKFNNKFRGLKGVREGFQTLSHDKFEGYSIDIKQNHPEALGLDTVNQYTGYLNVEKLGKHFFFWFFESRNDPANDPIILWINGGPGCSSTTGLFFELGPSSINSTIQPVYNPYSWNANASVIFLDQPVGVGYSYTEGDQVKNTATAAKDFYVFVELFFQKFPEFRGNKFHIAGESYGGHYIPSFAAEIINNADRTFELSSVLIGNGITDPLIQYKAYRPMGCGEGGYKSVLDEETCEQMDSDYPKCAVLTELCYKFQNPLTCVPATVFCEKKLFGPYDETGLNPYDIRRPCDEPGGECYSGMNYIDEFLNSEYVKATVGAEVDIFTSCDDTVFQNFILDGDEMKPFQQYVAELLEKDVPVLLYAGDKDYICNWLGNHDWSDALEYSGHQAFESAPLRTWVTNNNKFAGQVKNYKKFTFLRVYDAGHMVPYDQPENSLDMVNTWISGDYSFGY, translated from the coding sequence ATGAAGTTTTCGGCACTCTTATCGCTCGCTATGGCCACCAGTGCCGTCAATGCTGGGTTTCTTTCAGGGTTAAACCAGCACATCTTCAGTAATAACCACAAAGTTATTGACACCGAAGCTGACCACAAAAGCACCAATTCTTTGTTGCAGAAGTTAACTGTGGAATTAACCAACCCCGAATATGCCAAGGTCCCGGAATTGGCCGAGGCCTGGGCGTTTATCTCTGAAACTTTGTCTCCCAAGCAGATACAAAGAAAGGTTGACCAGTACACAAAACCTGTTAgcaaattcaacaacaagttcagGGGCCTCAAAGGTGTCAGAGAAGGATTCCAGACGTTGTCCCAtgacaagtttgaaggCTACTCCATTGATATCAAGCAGAACCACCCTGAAGCACTAGGTCTTGATACCGTTAACCAGTACACTGGATACTTGAACGTAGAAAAGTTGGGTAAACactttttcttttggttcTTTGAAAGCAGAAACGACCCTGCTAACGACCCGATCATTTTGTGGATCAATGGAGGACCTGGATGTTCCAGTACCACTGGGTTGTTTTTTGAGTTAGGcccttcttcaatcaactccaCCATTCAGCCCGTGTACAACCCTTACTCGTGGAATGCCAACGCAtcggtgattttcttggacCAGCCTGTGGGTGTGGGCTATTCGTACACCGAAGGTGATCAGGTCAAAAATACTGCCACTGCTGCCAAAGATTTTTACGTTTTTGTCGAATTATTCTTCCAGAAATTCCCTGAGTTCAGAGGAAACAAGTTCCACATTGCTGGGGAGTCCTACGGAGGCCACTACATTCCCAGCTTTGCTGCTGAGATCATTAACAACGCTGATAGAACCTTTGAATTGTCGTCGGTGTTGATTGGAAACGGTATCACCGATCCTCTTATCCAGTACAAGGCGTACCGTCCTATGGGATGTGGAGAAGGAGGATACAAGCTGGtattggatgaagaaaccTGTGAGCAAATGGATAGTGACTACCCCAAGTGTGCTGTATTGACTGAGTTGTGCTACAAGTTCCAAAACCCTCTTACTTGTGTTCCTGCCACTGTTTTCTGTGAGAAAAAGTTGTTTGGACCTTATGACGAAACCGGCTTAAACCCCTACGACATCAGAAGACCTTGTGATGAACCCGGTGGAGAATGTTACAGCGGCATGAATTACATTGatgagttcttgaacagtGAATACGTGAAGGCTACCGTCGGAGCTGAGGTGGATATTTTCACTTCTTGTGACGATACCGTGTTCCAAAACTTCATTTTGGATGGAGATGAAATGAAGCCATTCCAACAGTATGTGGCAgaattgttggaaaaggaCGTTCCTGTATTGTTGTATGCTGGTGATAAAGACTATATCTGTAACTGGTTGGGTAACCACGACTGGTCCGATGCTTTGGAGTACTCTGGACATCAAGCGTTTGAACTGGCACCTTTAAGAACTTGGGTTACtaacaacaacaaattcGCTGGACAGGTCAAGAATTACAAGAAGTTTACGTTTTTGAGGGTCTACGACGCAGGACATATGGTTCCGTACGATCAGCCTGAAAATTCTTTGGACATGGTCAACACATGGATTCTGGGTGACTATTCTTTTGGCTATTAG
- the RPL7 gene encoding 60S ribosomal protein uL30 (EggNog:ENOG503NTZQ; COG:J; BUSCO:EOG09264P3R) — protein MATTLKPETLIKKKKTDEKILKQRAADRVVRKAANKEKRKAIYERNAAYTKEYAEAERAIISAKRDAKAAGSYYVDAQPKLAFVIRIKGIMKIPPKPRKVLQLLRLTQINSGVFVKLTKATTELLKLADPYIAYGYPSLATIKQLTYKRGFGKVNKQRVPLSDNAIIEANLGKYGILSIEDLIHEIYTVGPNFKQANNFLWPFKLSNPTGGFRSRKFFHFIQGGDFGNREEYINALVKQMN, from the exons ATGGCTAC TACCTTGAAACCAGAaaccttgatcaagaaaaagaagacCGACgaaaagatcttgaagcaAAGAGCTGCTGACAGAGTCGTCAGAAAAGCC GCTAACAAGGAAAAGAGAAAGGCCATCTACGAAAGAAACGCTGCCTACACCAAGGAATACGCTGAAGCCGAAAGAGCCATCATCTCTGCCAAGAGAGATGCTAAGGCTGCTGGTTCTTACTACGTTGATGCTCAACCAAAGTTGGCTTTCGTCATCAGAATCAAGGGTATCATGAAGATTCCACCAAAGCCAAGAAAGGTTTTGCAATTGTTAAGATTGACCCAAATTAACTCTGGTGTGTTTgtcaagttgaccaaggcCACCActgagttgttgaagttggctgaCCCATACATTGCTTACGGTTACCCAAGTTTGGCTACCATCAAGCAATTGACTTACAAGAGAGGATTCGGTAAGGTCAACAAGCAAAGAGTTCCTTTGTCTGACAATGCCATTATCGAAGCTAACTTGGGTAAGTATGGTATTTTGTCTattgaagacttgatcCACGAAATTTACACTGTTGGACCAAACTTCAAGCAagccaacaactttttgtggccattcaagttgtctaaCCCAACCGGTGGTTTCAGATCCAGAAAGTTCTTCCACTTTATCCAAGGTGGTGACTTCGGTAACAGAGAAGAGTACATCAACGCTTTGGTTAAGCAAATGAACTAA